ATGAGCACGTTGAGCATACGCAGCGGAACTCGACCAGAGAGTAGGAGACGGATGGCCACGAACGAGTCAATCAGCAAGCCCAAGTCAGACAGTTACAACGCCGACCAGATCAAAGTCCTCGAAGGTCTCGATGCCGTGCGGAAACGCCCGGCGATGTACATCGGCAGCACCGGCGTCGACGGCCTCCACCATCTCGTCTATGAAGTCGTCGACAACAGCGTCGACGAGCACATGGCTGGATTCGGGGAGACGATCGAGGTCACGATTCACATCGACGGGAGTGTCACCGTCGTCGACAACGGCCGGGGCATTCCGACCGGCATGCACTCCACGCAAAAGAAATCCGCGGCCGAGGTGGCGCTGACCGTGCTCCATGCCGGCGGAAAGTTCGAGCAGGGCGCCTATACCGTCTCGGGCGGTCTGCACGGGGTGGGCATTTCCGTGGTCAACGCGCTCTCCGAATGGCTGGAGTTGGAAATCTGGCAGGACGGCCAGGTGTTTACACAACGGTATCAGCGCGGCAAACCCGATGCCCCGCTCCAGATGACCGGAAAGACCAAGCGGCGCGGCACTCAGGTCACCTTCAAGCCGGACGGACAAATCTTCGAGACGCTTGAATTCAGCTTCGACATTCTCGCGCAACGGCTGCGCGAACTGGCCTTTTTGAATAAGGGCCTGGAGATCTCGCTGAAGGATGAGCACAAAGAAAAAGAACAGATTTTCAAGTACAAGGGCGGTATCGTCTCCTTCGTCGAGCACCTCAACGAAGCCAAGACGCCGATCCATAAGCCGATCTATGTCAATGTCGAAAAGCCCGACATGATCCTGGAGCTGGCGCTGCAATACAACGACAGCTATGCGGAGAATCTGTTTTCTTTCGCCAACAACATCAATACGAAAGAAGGCGGAACGCATCTCGTCGGCTTCAAGGCGGCGCTGACGCGCACGATCAACAGCTACGCAAACGCCAACGATCTGCTCAAGAAAGAGACTGAATCCTTGAGCGGCGACGACGTGCGTGAAGGGTTGACGGCGGTCGTCAGTGTGAAGGTGCGCAATCCGCAGTTCGAAGGGCAGACGAAGGCCAAGCTCGGCAATAGCGAAGTGAAGGGCATCGTCGAAGCGGCGGTCAACGAGGCGCTCGGCACCTATTTCGAGGAGAATCCGGCGGTCGCCAAAAAGATCATCGGCAAGGCCATCGATGCGGCCCGGGCGCGCGAAGCCGCCCGCAAGGCCAAGGAACTGATTCGCCGGAAGAGCGCGCTTGATGGAGGCTCGTTGCCCGGCAAGTTGGCGGACTGCGCCGAGAAAGATCCGGCGCTGAGCGAGCTCTACATCGTCGAGGGAGATTCGGCCGGCGGTTCCGCCAAGCAGGGCCGCGACCGGAAGTACCAGGCCATCCTCCCGCTCAAGGGCAAAATCCTCAACGTGGAAAAAGCCCGGTTCGACAAGATGCTCTCCAGCGACGAAATCCGCACCTTGATCATGGCGCTCGGCACCGGCATCGGCCGTCGACGGGAAGAAGGCGACAAGCCCGAGAAAGATTCGTTCGACATCGCCAAGGCGCGCTATCACAAGATCATTCTCATGACCGACGCCGACGTCGACGGAAGCCATATCCGGACCCTGTTGCTGACGTTCTTCTTCCGCCAGATGCCGGAGCTGCTGGAGCGCGGGTATATCTACATCGCCCAGCCGCCGCTCTTCAAAGTGAAGAAGGGCAAGTCGGAAAAGTATTTGAAGGACGAAGGGCTCCTGAACGAGCACCTGGCCGATCTCGCCGTCGAGGAGGTCGAGGTCTATGTGGAAAACACTCAGGGATACATCACGGGTCGCCGGCTCCTGCCGGTGCTGAAAAAGCTGGTCGCCTTTGAAACGTTTCTGTCTCGCCTGAACAAGAAGCATCATGAAGCCAATATCCTTCGGGCCTTCGTGGACGAGCCCGGCCTGGATCGCGAACTGCTCAAGGATCAGGCGGCGCTCAGGACAGTGGTAGCCAATGCCAAGCGGGTGTTGGAAGCCATCTATCCCAAGGCGACCGCGGAGCTGACCATCGTCGAGGACGAGGAGCATCAATCCAACAAAGTGATCTGCCGGATCACGAGCAACGGCATCGTGCTGAGCATGAATCTGACGCACGAAGTCGTCGGGTCGGCCGATTTCCGCGAACTCCAGAAACTAGCACCCTCCACCATCGGGCTGGGACGCGCGCCCTACAAGCTGAAAGCGAAGGGGCAGGAGCAGCAGTTCTCCGGCACGGCCGACCTGGTGAAGACGATCATTGAGATCGGCAAGCAGGGGCTGGGCATTCAGCGGTACAAAGGTCTGGGGGAAATGAATCCGTCGCAGTTGTGGGAGACCACGATGAATCCGGAAACCAGGACCCTGCTCAAAGTGAAGCTGGAAGATGTGCCCGGCGTGGATGAAATCTTTACGATCTTGATGGGCGACGAGGTCGAGCCTCGCCGCAATTTCATTCAGGCGCACGCGCTCGAAGTCAGAAATTTAGATGTGTAGTGATGTGACGCACTCGCGTCATTTGTTACGAGGAGTTCTGAATGCCCGCAGATGAACGGCTCGGTTATATAGCGATCGAAGATGAAATGAAGTCGTCGTACCTCGACTACGCCATGAGCGTGATCGTAGGGCGGGCGCTTCCGGATGTGCGCGACGGGCTCAAGCCGGTCCATCGCCGGATTCTCTTCGGCATGAACGAAATGGGCCTGGCCCACAATCGCGCTTATCGCAAGTCGGCCAAGATCGTCGGCGAGATCATGGGTAACTACCATCCCCATGGCGACTCGGCGATCTACGACACGCTGGTGCGCATGGCGCAGGACTTCAACATGCGCTATCCGCTGGTCGACGGCCAGGGGAACTACGGGTCGATGGACGGCGATTCTGCCGCCGCTATGCGGTACACCGAAGCGCGCATGACGAAGCTAGCCGAGGAGCTACTCGCCGATATCGACAAGGAGACAGTCGATTTCGGTCCCAACTACGATGAGTCCTTGCAAGAACCGCTTGTGCTTCCGACGCGAGTCCCGAATCTGCTGATCAACGGGGCCGGCGGGATTGCGGTCGGCTACGCGACCAACATTCCCACGCATAATCTGGGCGAAGTCATCGACGGGTTGTTGCTCTTGATCGAGAACCCCGATGTGACCATCGCTCAATTGATGAAGAAGATTCCCGGCCCCGACTTCCCCACCGCGGGATTCATTTATGGGATGAGCGGGATCAAGGATGCATACGAGACCGGCCGCGGGCTGTTGAAGGTACGCGCCAAGGTCAACGTGGAGTCGGATGAGCGTACCGACCGTGAACGGCTGATCGTTACGGAGGTGCCTTACCAGGTCAACAAGGCCAAGCTCATCGAGAAGATTGCCGAGCTCGTGCAGGATGAACGGATCAAGGGCATTGCCGACCTGCGGGATGAATCGTCGGACCGCGAAGGAGTGCGTGTTGTCATTGAACTCAAGCGTGGCGAAATCCCGCTGATCGTCTTGAACAATCTCTTCAAGCACACGCAGCTGGAAACGACCTTCGGCGTGATCATGCTCGCGCTGGTCAATAACCGTCCGGAGGTGCTGAACCTCAAACAGATTCTGTCCCATTTCCTGGATCACCGGCGCGAAGTGATTGTGCGCCGGACCGCGTACGAACTCCGAAAGGCCGAGGAGCGCGCCCATATTCTCGAAGGGCTGAAGATTGCCCTCGACAATCTGGATGCGGTGATCGCTCTCATTCGCCGCGCGCAGTCGCCCGACGAAGCCCGCGCGGGATTGATGAGCCAGTTCGGGTTGAGCGAGATCCAGGCTTCCGCCATTCTGGAAATGCGGCTGCAGCGCCTCACGCAGCTGGAGCGCCAGAAGTTGATCGAGGAATACAAAGACGTGCTGAAGCAGATCGAGTATCTGAAGTCCATTCTGGCGAGCCCG
This portion of the Nitrospira sp. genome encodes:
- the gyrB gene encoding DNA topoisomerase (ATP-hydrolyzing) subunit B; the protein is MATNESISKPKSDSYNADQIKVLEGLDAVRKRPAMYIGSTGVDGLHHLVYEVVDNSVDEHMAGFGETIEVTIHIDGSVTVVDNGRGIPTGMHSTQKKSAAEVALTVLHAGGKFEQGAYTVSGGLHGVGISVVNALSEWLELEIWQDGQVFTQRYQRGKPDAPLQMTGKTKRRGTQVTFKPDGQIFETLEFSFDILAQRLRELAFLNKGLEISLKDEHKEKEQIFKYKGGIVSFVEHLNEAKTPIHKPIYVNVEKPDMILELALQYNDSYAENLFSFANNINTKEGGTHLVGFKAALTRTINSYANANDLLKKETESLSGDDVREGLTAVVSVKVRNPQFEGQTKAKLGNSEVKGIVEAAVNEALGTYFEENPAVAKKIIGKAIDAARAREAARKAKELIRRKSALDGGSLPGKLADCAEKDPALSELYIVEGDSAGGSAKQGRDRKYQAILPLKGKILNVEKARFDKMLSSDEIRTLIMALGTGIGRRREEGDKPEKDSFDIAKARYHKIILMTDADVDGSHIRTLLLTFFFRQMPELLERGYIYIAQPPLFKVKKGKSEKYLKDEGLLNEHLADLAVEEVEVYVENTQGYITGRRLLPVLKKLVAFETFLSRLNKKHHEANILRAFVDEPGLDRELLKDQAALRTVVANAKRVLEAIYPKATAELTIVEDEEHQSNKVICRITSNGIVLSMNLTHEVVGSADFRELQKLAPSTIGLGRAPYKLKAKGQEQQFSGTADLVKTIIEIGKQGLGIQRYKGLGEMNPSQLWETTMNPETRTLLKVKLEDVPGVDEIFTILMGDEVEPRRNFIQAHALEVRNLDV
- the gyrA gene encoding DNA gyrase subunit A, producing MPADERLGYIAIEDEMKSSYLDYAMSVIVGRALPDVRDGLKPVHRRILFGMNEMGLAHNRAYRKSAKIVGEIMGNYHPHGDSAIYDTLVRMAQDFNMRYPLVDGQGNYGSMDGDSAAAMRYTEARMTKLAEELLADIDKETVDFGPNYDESLQEPLVLPTRVPNLLINGAGGIAVGYATNIPTHNLGEVIDGLLLLIENPDVTIAQLMKKIPGPDFPTAGFIYGMSGIKDAYETGRGLLKVRAKVNVESDERTDRERLIVTEVPYQVNKAKLIEKIAELVQDERIKGIADLRDESSDREGVRVVIELKRGEIPLIVLNNLFKHTQLETTFGVIMLALVNNRPEVLNLKQILSHFLDHRREVIVRRTAYELRKAEERAHILEGLKIALDNLDAVIALIRRAQSPDEARAGLMSQFGLSEIQASAILEMRLQRLTQLERQKLIEEYKDVLKQIEYLKSILASPALVRKIIQDELAEVREAYKDERRTQIVKEEAEISLEDLIAEEEVVVTISHTGYIKRNAVSLYRAQRRGGKGKIGMGIKDEDFVETLFTASTHDSLLFFTDAGKVFWLKVHEIPEASRGAKGKALVNLLALSKDEKVTATMPVKEYRDDRFVVMATKQGVIKKTELSAYSNPRQGGIIALSLDQGDKLIAVHVTDGSREMLLGTKQGITIRFKEEDVRSMGRTAHGVKGITLEPGDEVIGMETITPDSTTAILTVTEGGYGKRTPVNDYRVQGRGGKGIISVKTTERNGLAVGFLQVREGDEIMLMAAKGKLLRCKVDDIREVGRNTQGVRVLDLDGDDDRVVGVARLAEVVEAIPEDQPEA